In the genome of Anabrus simplex isolate iqAnaSimp1 chromosome 7, ASM4041472v1, whole genome shotgun sequence, the window tggcaaaattgtattttaatattttccttttaccttctcgttcttagccgtcgatattagtaattctcttgctatatgtgctgagagctactagaccAACCCTAATTTTaaattatgacttatgccagaatcacgtgtagcataaaacaaaacagtttcttaccctctagttcgttcaatgatacattttttcttgaacaagcaggaattattattactattattactgcattattcgtcatgaagtttatgcagacgactccgaccgtGACAATGGCAGTtttgagaatcgagttacagcagatgatggatttaatgcaatggaggtaagattgatttcaaaTGTTTATTGAAATACAGTAACCCACGcttaaattacagtactgtaataaaatgactgtatacagtattcagttcagtaaagcaaagcaaagcaaagtcacctccgtagaggccatgaaggcccttgaaggagtggaaggtaaaggcttctaccattgttaacctcggcacgtgatggggtagagtggtagttctacgcccggccgcctttgcccccaggaattaacctggtactcatttttggtgtaggctgagtgaacctcagggccatatgcacctccggaagtggaaatctcatttcttaaattttacgacttcctgacggggattcgaaccgatcacgcctttaccgcctcggccaggcagcccctattcagttcagtagtaacaaaaaattgtttcattatttcagattgctttgcgctttgttgaacaaagcgatgaatctacaccagctgatgtattgttgattaaaaaCGGTGGCTGACATAGCTGCATGACAGTGCTGCACTAAAAAAAAATCAGAAGAAAaccactgattttatacaatgagtggtAATATGTAAACATGTTAATGTTAATATGCTGTATGCATCTTTGCTTAACAGATTTCATGtatttttatttcaacatttaacttcAGAAAGTATTTACCGTGTGTCTTCTgaaaaaaacgcgtcaaccgaagtggctccgctccctttatttcggataaacggggttctactgtatatggaaTTCGGTAGACTTTGAATAACTGTAATAGAAAGAATATTTCATTAGAATGTAAGAATTTGCAATAATTTTTCTAATTAAGTGTTCATATGTAGAAATTCACACGTGTAATATTATTATTCGATGCAACTAATATCACTTGATGTAACGGAACATGCTCTAACAAAAAACAAAATGCATACATTCATCTTCACAgtatgtctttcagtgttcagtctgcagaTCTCTATCAATTAACTAAGCTCCTCCACAGTCCTCCATTTGTaaatagctctgtggcctcatttagtactggtggtggtgattattttaaaaggaagtacaactgggcaaccatcccctattaaaaGTAATaggagggaaaattggaaggggacagacatttctaaaaatgaagatatcggccaaaaaaagacaaaggccacgaggggcttgaaaataaaagactccctagaattTGCAGCATAATAATGTCGGGgtcgaaaataacaagagttgatcaagggagatcgtAGAGGACAGATGTAAGTGAGGaatctggtacaagtaagtggaagcaattcctagactcagctaaaggccccgtggttgccaacccccGCTGCCAAGTTAAGAtaccctggggcctcttttagtcgcctcttacgacaggcagaggataccgtggatattattctaccgccaccacacACAGGGGGAGGTATCATTTTGTTCCACACATCATATCATTAAAAATTGAGTCTATCCAACGTCGCCTTAGTCTACCTCGtcttttctcttaccctccatggctaaattatttaTATTCCTAGGtgacctgtcctcctccattcaccttaaatgtaattattaattaattaattaacagttAATAAGTAATGCACTATCGGTCGCCTCTTACTATTTCTGTCCATCGTACATTTTCTCATTTGCCGTGATGGAACCTGACTTGGAAATTAAGTAATTAAAATCTAAAATGAACAATAACAGAGAGCGTTTCGCTGTTAACGAGTCGTTGGATATTTCTGAGGTAAGGCACACGAAGCCTGCGCTTGAGAGATATCGGAGTAGTAGACCGCATGTCATGGACTATTAATTGCGTTTTCTCTAACGAGAGTCATAAACTTGTTTCTGTGTGGAGAGCTTCTATCACGCACCGTGGGGGGAAGTCCATTTTCTAAATCTACGGCACTTGGTTTAAGGTCTAATACTAATAACTACACCTGTCTTCTCTTCTTACTTTCTTCTTTGCTTTTCTAAAATAACAGAGCATCTGCTCTACTTCTCCCCTCTCTCCGCTCTGTCCTTCCTATTCTTCAGTGTCTGGCCCCTTCCACTCCATTATACTTATTCATAACGTGATCGTCTTGCATCATGTCGTTTCTTTTCATCTTCTTTAAAGTGAAACCCCCCGGTGATGTTGGAAGAGTGGGGACTGGTCATATATAAAGTGAAGAGTATTTGATGGACAGCATACACTTGTTCCCTTCGTTCGGACACAGTGAAACAACATGAAGAGTGTGTTTGTACTCAGTGTCCTGCTGCTAGGAGGTGTGACCGCACGGAGTCTGGAGACAAACCATGTGGAGGATGAGTCAGGCAGGAACTTGGATAACGGGGACTCCTATTCTACGTCTTCACTCCTGGGTGACTTCCGTCACGTCTACAGGGTGTACAGTGAGTGTGCCGCTCAGGACCTGAGTTCTTGTCTCAAACTGAAACTCGTTACCGCCCTGGACCGTGCATCCAGGAGTCTGAACGACCTCAAGATTACAGACGGCTTGAGTTTTGTGCGTGATCCATCGGTGGAAGTTCCTCAGGATGGGCCGAAGACTGAACAGGAGTTGGAAGCGGAACTACCTCGCTCCCTGGTGGACAAGGAGGATTCTCTTGATGGGATGATCGTCGACAAAATTCTCAACTTTATGAAGAGCCACACCGTGCAGATGAAGTTCCCCTCTGCCGAGGATCTTCAGAGAAGCCTTTCTGAGGATGGTAagaacaaattaaattatttaattatttaatgtgtATTGTTTCCCTTGATTTTTTGGCTAAGAATTTAGGAAATATATCGGGGGCATGAATGGGATAGACGAGTTAGAAAACTGGACAGCCTTCAACACCACACCAATTCGTACGCGTTTCCGCTAAAAGTGCTGTGGAAATGTTATTTGTTAGGAATGGAAAGATAGAGACCTTCACTTAACTCAAAGTACAGCAGCGGAGTTTGCCTGACGTAGATATAGAAAACCACGGGAAATAATATTGAGGACTACTGGTGGTGGGATATTATCGTGAAATCTCAGAGGTTAACCAACATGGGGTACGGTCAATCTTTGGGTGATACCTGCTGGTAGGGGAGGGAAAATTAGCTCACCATCCTATCCGAAGAAAACTCCAACTCAGCATGTCTGAAGATCAGCAGGAGCATATAGAAATGAAGGGCAGACACGCATATGCAGACCTTAGGGGATGAGATACCTGAGTCCTATATCTTCCTGATTCTCCGTACAAGTGTCTACGGGTTCAAGGACTGCATACGACATAGCTTGATCCCTTGAAGTGCTATATATGGGACATTCCAGGTGACGTCGGGCAAAAGTCTGCAGGAAGAGAACTTGGATGTTTAAAAAAGATCACAaattttgacatactgtagatATAAATAAAAAAACGTCACAATCAGGATTCTGTTTAAAAACGTTTCTAACTATAATAGCGCTCACAGAAAGTGTCTTCAAAATTATCTATAATATTATTTTTCGTAACATCCCTGGCCCATATTTtttcattatcttcatcatcattcatccttaGAAACAAATAGTAGGATGAGAATTTATCTTTACGCATATAATATTCGTTTTTATCGACATGTAAATCATATGGGCTGTTCATATTGTTACTGACGTTAtcattttttaaaacaatattccATAATAGAAAAAATATTTGAATAAATGAATGTGTTTAGTTTCGGTATCCGCGAGTGATatagaaataaaaacaataaaaaatagcgATTGAGGAAAATTTCGCTAGCTGTAGGTCTCATGGTCTTGAAAACGTTCAAATTCTCTCGGGAGCCACAACGTTTGTGGGTTATGATGAGATTGAGCTCCCGCGAGAGGCAGGTAGCTACTCCACAAGCGGGCAGCCACGCAGCGCAGACATTTCAATCTCCTGACGACTGCAGTGCGTGTAGTGTTTCACAAATTGAGGTGTATGTTTCGAACACTAAAAAAACTAAAATCaacttcacttccatacaattacaAGAAGACCCCCAAAGTTTTATAAAGCTTTCCGTCTCTTGCTTTGAAGATAAAACCTTAGAAAGTTtcaagatattttaaaatatatattttaacgtGGTTAAGTAGGTGAAATATAACAAATGTTTAAGGCAACTATTGTTGTATTTTATATAGAATTATCTTTTACAACTGCGTATAAATATAGCTCCTTTCAgtaatagttttttcataatattGTTGTGACGTCGGAGAAGTATGCTATGTTCAACATTTAATATAATGACGACTGTTCAACAGATGAAGCTGGTATTGAGCAGATATATTTATCTCCAACTGCTTTAATTTTCTAagatattatttcaaaatttcataaAACATTCTTTTTCTCATGTTTGTTATCTGATTTCACACGGAATGCCTCTCAGAAGGAAATTCAGTAGGAATATAGTGTGGCGAAATCGAAATCGGGACTAAATAATCACCTACTGCTCTTTAGTTTACTTAAATGAGAATGTCAGTAGTGTTTCTTTTTAGTAAAATATGCATATAGTTGTTTCTACTATAGATTTCAGATTATAATTCCATTATAATTAATATAACATTATCTTATGTTGATTATATCATTTTACGTATTTCGCTATTTACTATGCATTCTTATTCAACTTCCTTATCTGTATTTTTTAAAGTCAAAATCACTGATTAAACAGAACAGAATAATTTATTCCTTAATTATAAGGGCCAATACATGTTATAAAATCGAGAATCATTTAATGAAGGAGGTCATGTCATTCACATTTCACTTTCTTAAACTGCGATGCTAACTAAGTTTTAAGATTTCTAGAAATACTGGTGCAGATTCAAGCAATAGCTACCATGATGATGTTCTAATTTCCCACCAATCAGTGCGAGAAATATGAGTCAGAATTCTTCAAAGTTTAATAGAGTGTTCAAGAACTTCCTCTTTCCTGTTAACATAGGAAATGAAACGCTTGGATGGTCAGTTTGTCACGACTGACTAATGATGGTCTTATAATTCACATTGTTTGGAAGATGCAGTCAGCTGATAGAAATGTCACGGTTAAATAACGAAAGAGCCTGAGAAGTGCCCGCGGTAAGAGCAGCACAGCAGCGGCCGCGATTCTCGTAAGGCATACTCTTTCAATTTCTAAAGTCATGTTGTCAGAATTTTTTAATCTTAGATGTCCTTAACTCCTTGAGACCCGAATTTTTGTGTGCTATACCAGTATTTCAATACAGTTTCAATATCATAATATTCTAACGAATCAAATAACACAGAGTATTTCTTTTCCTAAAGGGCAACATGGGAAAATACAACATTTGGATGTGAATAATTATCATTTTAATAAGTTTACTTTTGGTACACTATGCCTAAAGAACGAATTAGCAATGAATTGGGCTGCACGTGGTTGGTATGAAAAGGGATCCTCCAAATGAGGCTATTGCAGGTGGAACACTGTGAAAAACCCTGCAGACTTCATACACTTTTAACTGCCTGGGTCAAAATATGACTAGACGTGAGCAACGGAGTTGGGATAAAAGGAAAACAATTGAAGAGAATTCTGTAGAGAGAAACATTATTCTCTTTTATCCGCGTCACGGAAGGCTATCTACGATGAGATacctgtttttttgttgttgtttttttacattttgctttatgtcgcaccgacacagatacttcttatggcgacgatgggataggaaggacctgAGAGTAGGTAGGAAGAGCCCCAGcattggtatgaaaatgggaaacaacggaaaaccatcttcagggatgacgacagtagggttcaaacccactatcgtcTGAATGCAAGCTGCTAGCTATGTGACCCAAgcctcacagccacttgctcggtattgtaCCTGTTTACTGAAATCTCTGCTCATACCTGGTGGACATGGCCAGGGGCGTCAagttgttagccggttcgaatcccgttggtgggaGGCTATGAGAGCTGCTCGTCTTACTTGGAAACTGCAAGGAGCGAGGCAATATCTCTTCAGCCATATTGCTTGCTTTCATTGGTGGAGATAGCAGTGGTGATAtcatacagtttctaatcactagattgcgtgccaaaattctGAATTGATTCCCAAACCTGTGACAATATTCATATGGAGCGACGGCATATTACGCTGTACGTC includes:
- the Osi8 gene encoding uncharacterized protein Osi8 codes for the protein MKSVFVLSVLLLGGVTARSLETNHVEDESGRNLDNGDSYSTSSLLGDFRHVYRVYSECAAQDLSSCLKLKLVTALDRASRSLNDLKITDGLSFVRDPSVEVPQDGPKTEQELEAELPRSLVDKEDSLDGMIVDKILNFMKSHTVQMKFPSAEDLQRSLSEDGRGKKGKLGGLLLLPLMMAAMMIPLALGGLALLAGKALLVSKLALVLSAIIGLKKLLSGSGGGHESSYQVVSVPGGGGHHYGRSLQGEAAQQLAYRAYAPSAPVS